The DNA sequence TACTTACTTGGAGGTTTAGATATGAAATTATAATATTGTCCTTTTTTAGATGAAAGATTATTAAACTTGAAACCTCTATTTCATTCCTTCACATTTCAATTGACTTTCATTGACTCACAGAGTCACAGTAAAAATCTCATCTGATAAGAGATCGTCGTTATTGCATTCAGCATATGTTCAGGAAATACATATTCCTTTCGGATATAATTTCAGCATTCAGCATATCCAAACCATCATACAGCAACAATAATATTATCACTACCTAAATAATGAGAACATGTTCATAAATATAACCAAAGCTACCCCAATTACAAGCAACAATAACAAAGTCTTTATCCTCCTTACGTGCTCTTCAATCACAGATGACTTTATAGCTATGTGtcttagatttttttaattgtcCAAGCTTTCCATTCCTTCGCTCCTTCCAACATTCAGTTTAATTTTCTTAATCTCTTCTTCTAATTCATTAATCCAAACAAAATACTCACATCCTATATTCAATTTCTAtcaaaatagaaagaaaaaagagaaagattcaacaaaaaagaagaatcaCAAACTCTGTTTCGATGGGTATCATTCAAAACAACATAGCTACCAAGAAAGACAACAAAAAAAACCAACGCCCAAGATTGGCCCGAGTATTCAATTTTAGCATCACTGCCTCCTAACAGCAAAAACAGGTTCCATCAAATAATTTTTCCCTTCTTTTGGTGCAGCCCTCATAATTGTTCTAGCAGATAGAAGTGTAAATCAACCCCACatatatcactctaactcttCAAGTAAACACTTAATGTGTCACCTAGACATCTCCCTTAACATCCAGAGTACGTTAAAGCCATTTTGTCTGTgcatattttgggatttattttgtcaaaaataaatattagagtccattttaacaaaaacagaaatttTTGAATGCCAAaataactatttactatttctGTTTCTCATATTTATTCATTGGCCGCCCAAAAATGGCCCAAGCATATGATAGAAGATGAAAGAATAAGGATAgtgctagggagccaatggtCACCCATACTATCCAAAATAACTATTCGGATATCAGGGATAGGATCGAACCCTTGATCTTTGGGATCTAGAATTCTGATACTATGTCATGAacccactcatcccaaaagcatAACCTGACAggacaatgtaacactaatggtcATATTTCTAATACTTCCTAAACTTCCATTGTACATATTGTACGCTTAAGTCATTGGCTCCCTATACTTTTGAttcatattttcttctttataCATGTGTATGGAATGAAATATGTGTTTACATCAGTTACTCTATATTCTTCTTTTAACAAAACTATGAAATTACATTTTGACATAATTTCTATTCTCAAAACCATAGTTTAAGCGAAACCGTAATTTGAAACTATAAATCAATTCACTCTTAAACTAATCTTATAAAAAAGGAAGCTCTTCGTGTTGTTTGGGATATAATTTGCAAATCAAAAATTCATTTTATCAGAAGAACATCCCTTTTCACTTTTAAGTCCTAAGGCAGGTGAACACGAACAGCAGTCAAGGGAAGAGGAGGATGAGGAAGACAAACATGAATACAAGAAACGGCACTTCACCACCAATAGAAAACTTGTACATATTATAAAATAGTGAGACAACCAGAGTAACAGTGACAAATTTGGTTACCAACATAGACATAAATTAAATACTAGAGAGTAAAGACTACCTAAAGCAAACctattaaaattatctttttcaacAGTTTCAGTACAGTGTCTCATAATAAACACAAGTTCAGAACAAAACTTTCAAtggtaaacaaaaaaatttgatatCCAATGTTCCTTTTTCCTTTCCAACTCTGTTATCACTCAGCAGGGACAAAATTGACAGCTCCTCAGTTTTCTTCAACATGTTCATCCTCCATTTTCTCAGAATCAGCACTGCATTAACACAAGAAAACATGTCAACATTGTCAAAATGGTATATATGGAGAAAATGGAAACTCCAAATATCTTCTTCAGATGTCTCAACCAAGCAGAGTTGTCCTCCATGAGAGACAGCACCACTATGTGgtaataatcaaatttaaagaTAATGCAAACCTATGAGTGGCATGATGCAAATGTAGCAGAAACAATGCAGGAAGAGTAAAGAAAGACTTTCAAGTTATCATAAGCACCTTCTTCCCTCAATGGTATTAGATGATAAAGAAGCAACACACAACTGAATTGGTTTAGCAGACAACAAGCAACTCATTAACTGTTACCAACCTTCTCCACTTTTCTTTTCCCCAGAGGCTGTGTTCTATTCAATCAACATCATCAAAATCAAGATAAGCCTAAAACTAAAGTACCTAACTGCACTATCAGATGTACTAACAAGCATGCCAATTTCCAAAATCACATCATGAAACAACTAATAAAGCCTTGACCAATGTACAACTACTTGGTTGATAGCTTACTCTATCAATGACATACCTTTTGGGACGACCATCATCAGATTCCGGCTTGCTCTCGGTCTCAGATTCTGCCTTCCTCTCTGTCTCGGATTCCGGCTTCCTCCAACTCCGTTCAGCCCTGGCTTCAGACAAACTAGAACCACGTCCATTGCCAGAACCAAAACCCCTCTTTCCAAAACTCTCTTTTTTCTCAGCAACCTCCTTAATCTTCATGCTCTCAAGCTGCTCATCAATCTTCTTCCAATCCTGCCCCTTCTCCGCCAGCACCTCCTCCCTCGGTCTCGCCTCGCCGAATGGGCTCGGACCCTTTGGTTTCACCACATTACCATTACCATTACCAGCACCCTCCTGGCTCTCATTGTTCACAGGCGCTGTACGAGGTTGCAGAACAAGCCTAGGTCTCCCACCACCACCCTCACTCCTCTCACTTCCACCGTTAAATTCAACCTTTTTCTTGTTCCAATTATCAGAATCTGCGCCGCCGCTAGACCCAAACCCTACCTTCCTCTCTCTTTCAAACCCAAGACCACCAGAACCGCCGTTGGAACCGAATCTCCGACTCTCTGACGGCACAGAACTCTTGTTCGTAACCCAACTATCGGATTCATCAGCACGCGATTGGGAATCGAAAAAACCGCTCCTTTCCCTATCCCTATCCCTTTCCCTCCTCTCGAAACCGTTACCGACCGTTGATTTCTTCGCGGCGGCCCAATTATCAATCTCGTCGGCGCGGGAAGGAGCCAATTCGCGATTCGAATCCCTAAACCCACCGTTCCGCCTCGGCTCGTCAGAAACCCTAGAGGAACCCCACCTCGAATTGGAGGAATCATCACCACCACCGGAGCTTCTGTTGGCGCGGTCACCGCCGTAGTTCCTGAAGCCTCCTCCAAGACGGTTGCGGTCGCGGTCGAGCTCCTCGGCGGTGCGCTGGCGCGGACCGGTAGGGAGCACGATGGGATCTTGGTAGTCGGTTTTGGCGGCAGTGAACTCAGCAAGGGAAAAGGTCTGGCCTTTCTTCTTCTTGGGTTTTGCGGCGGCCGCCGCAGCCAAAGATGGGAAGTCGGCTAGTGGTTTTCCGGTGAGGGCAGTTTCGTTATTGTTGCTAGTttgctgttgaaggagctcagCTTCATGTTCCTCAGAATCCAAAGCCCACGCACCTGGCTTCGACCACGCAGAAACGGTAGCCGCCATTctcaacttcttcttctttctctctctctctcttgatTTGCTTGCACAGCACAAAGGTTTTGCGTTTTTTCGGTGGAGAAAACGGAGGCGCGAGGGACATCATTATATATGCATCAAACGGTGGAAGTTATGACTTTGTACCACCATGCCTGGTCATCATTATCAACGGTTCAGATtagtttcttatcttttttcaaaaaagaatatatattcTCTTGGAAAAAGTtttcacagacaaggtttaagtTAATTTGGTATTAGTTATTGGTTATCCTATCTGATCTCACATGATTATCTCATTAAACAACaaatctttataaaatatttttttgttttaaccAACTTCGTTAATCTTTATTGATTAGCCAAGTTATAACTGTTCTGGACTAAAACAATCTGCAAATTCAACTGAAAAACAAAATATACAGCTTACCATACTAATCTTAAGCtctattatttaatatttattatattgtttTACGACTCTTCTCGTTGTATCTCTTTCTCTAATATAATTTTGTATAATAATTAAAGTAAATATGGATAAAGATTCTTTATTGTTTTTACTATTcatttattatcttttatattgaattgataatgatattttttaattatgatttattaaaatattaattttaaatatgttaCTGTTTAATTTGGTGTACAGAAATAAAAAGGTTCAATTTTTAAGAGATATATAAATCGGATCatctaatttttgttttaaaaaaaaaaagtgaaaactcaggtgcagtcgactttacgtgaaattgatagttgagaaccgttagatgaaaatttagtcaaatcagtcaaattatcCAATGACTCTCTGTTATCCACTTCACGTGAAATCGACTCCAcctgaatttttacttttaaaaaattaaaaaacttaaaatacaaaaattggATCCTCTAATTTCTAtaccttttaaaattttaaaaaatacaaaaaattataatatttgaGTATATTATTCATCTCCCTtctataaagaaaaaaattagcctTTATTATTGTTATCTTCTTCTATATTGtagtttattttattcttatctTTTACATAATAAAATGTGAGAGAAATTCAGtataaaactttttaaaaaatatcattcataagatataatttttgaaaaaaaattaaagatgcCTGTTAAGATTGCTTaaagtatatatttttaaaaattttcttcaaTAAATGTACCTTTAAAAAATTggaaacttcaaattttttatattcttaatacaaatttttcatatttaaCGCATTAACAATTGCTTTCATATTTAATACATTAAGACATATGTTAGCTAAATCAGTTACATTATTTAGATTACAAAATATTCCATCATGTTGTATCAACTTATGAAGCTCATCATATATTGTAATCCTTTTCAAGAGATTCAAGCTTTTCTCCTTATCTAATTATCTTAAAGAATAAAAGCACCTAGCATTTTATGGAGTGACGGATTTCTCGCCCATGCTTACAATGgttaattcaaaataaaattaaattaaaaaaaaggccTTTGACAAAGGTATAAACCATATTCAGATTAACAATATGCGTAAGTTagcttagaatcgaagcaacaCTTAAAAGAATTTTacgaaaaaaatgcaaaaacCTAAAGTACGCTAAATGCGTCACCACTAATCCACTAGGCACACTTTGTTCAGACCACTGTAGATTCTTCTACACATTCCTGAGTCAACCATCATGTTAGATATGTCATCTTCCTCTCCTAGTGCGCTTAATCTAACGTGTTAAACACAATAATGATTGGAAAAAAACAATATGATTCTTGTTGCAGAAGATCTCAATAAACATTTCAACGAAACAAACTGATACTATTATTTGCCACCACCAAGGAAAATTATCAACATAATTCAAtaatcaattgaaaaaaatataaaaatatatacataaacaAGTGCTGACCTACCACCAAAATTGTGAAAGGGAAAATTACACAGGCTACTATGGACATTATATCACATAGCATGATATCACTTCAAAAATCTGAAACTTTTTGAGACGAGTTAGCAATCCCCATTTCGGCCGTTGAACTGCACCGCATTAGACATTTTGAGATCACTCCAAGGAGGGTGGAGAAATGGTCAGAAAACTTTAGCACTCCGGGATGCTTGAATTCAAGCTCCAAGATCAAAGACATGAATGCAATGCTCGCTGCAAAATGCATCGTATCATGAGCTGGGCTGTGTCCAAATTGTTATTCCATTGCTGATTCATAGAACTTGCTCCATACATCAACCTCACAGGAAAAGTCACTGTTCCCGAAAATCCGAACCATGTATAAGGATCAGGTGTTCATCCTCAAGGCCCTTCATTGAATCCTCGCCAACGTAGAATTTTAAGGTCCCTGAATCAAATAGACAAGTTACTACTCTACAGCATAAGGCAATCAACAAATTCGTTAGCAAACAAAGGGGAATTGGCATGCATTACTTTGCATATCGGACTCTTCCTGTTTTCTGGTAATATGCAATATCATTGTTCCTGAAAGAATGGTGATGAAGCCACATATCTCAGACGCTATGCTGGTAGCATCCTGACCAGACCAATCCTGCATGGAAGCTCCATGAAAGTGAGTACTGAAGCTCATCACATCACATCATGGTCTTCAACAACAAAAAAGTTTTGCAAAGTCATAACGAGAGACAGAAATATGAATCTGTTATGATATTATCATACCTTAAACATTATTGCACTGGCAATAATGGTGAGAGTTGTGAACATAACATAATATACAGGGGAAACAATAGCTGCATTGAATGTATCCAGTGCCTGAAATATAGTTGGAAAGTGAAAATATGCTCAAAATTTTTTGCCATAAACAAATGATAACGAGATTGATACCAGTGGGATGCCAACCATGGAGAACAAGCTATAACTAAACATAACTAGTTACACCACTAAGTGTACACCTTGTCTTTTCTCACTTCTTATCAATCACTTTTTATACCAAAATGGAAGATGTACGTACAAGGTAAGGTATACAGAAAAGTGATGCATACAATGCTCTTCTTTAATTTAAACATTTTAAAAGAAGCACTTAGGAATTAGGATACTGCTCGGTGAGGTGTCCTCTTGAAACAACTCTATAACAGAAAAAAGAGTTGTCCGGGGAAACCATACTAGAATAAAGAACAATAAATAACTCATCCCAGGCAGGCCAAATCAGCAAAGTTGGATAACTGTGTACTCACCCTGTTAAGGTAATTCAGCTGTGTGATAACACATATTGCTGAAACTGTGAGAAAAAACCAAGTCTGAGGATAAGCTATTTGGTTAATTCCATCAAGTGTTAGCTTTATTGCAATACCAATGGCCTTGATGCTCACAACCTGACATCATTGCAAATTCAAAATTGACAAGAGCAATATACCGTTAGTTCATGTGTTACATTATCCACATAAAACTTCCATTTATGCGATCGGCACAAAACATAATTACCGTAAATGAGCCCATTAATGAACAAATTCCCAAGTAAACCAGCATATTAGACTGTCCATAGCGAGGCTCGAAGTGTAAAATCAAAGCCAAAACTAAAGAAATTGTTGCCACGGCATAAAATAGGAATGCtgttaaaaaaagaaaacatcaATGACATTAGTTAATGGACCGGACAGTAAAGCAAGGAATAATCTTAATACCAAAATGTAAACAGGAGCAAAATAGCAACCTGGTTGAGTGGCCAAATCCCATATTTCTTGGACAGAAGTCGGAGTTTGCTCTTGAGGAGCATGGATGACAATGACAATTGATCCCACAATGCAGGACAGACATCCTAAGACCCCCATCGTCTGAAGCCGCTCATTCAGCAAGAAGTGAGCCAAAACAGCACTACAAGCACAGAACTGAATGTTAGTTCTACCAACAATAGTCACAACTCACAGCATTCAAAACAATTAACTACTTAGCATTTTAGCTAGACTAGAGATCTATGTACCTGACAATAATACTGATCGCGCCAAGCGGCGTAACCAGTATTGCCGGAGCATAAATATAAGCCACAAAGTTTGCTACCTCCCCAACAATCACTGCACCAAAGTTGTTCCAGTGTCCAGATGTAATCAAACAGTCTCATTCTCAAACACACAACCAAGtagggaaaaaagaaaaaataggaAGGTTCCTCCAAAACTTACTTGAAACCATGCCAGCCCACCAAAGTGGCTCTAGTAAATAAGTATAACCACCAACACCTGCAAATTTCAATAATAACAAGTTCAAATTATAATGTAAACATAATGCTATCACCAGAAAATTAGCATTAGGTTTCATATGGATCTGATCTAAAAATACAACCTTGACAATTAATAACAGATAGACACAATTGGgaaaaaacataattaaaaaaaaaaaatccgaaTCCCCAAATTGATTTTAGAATTGAATAGGTAATACTAGGTGGAATCAGCATAGAATTGAAGACCTGCACGAGTGCCGGTGGCAGCAGCACGCTTGAGACCCTTCTTCTTGAGGATGAAGCTAGCACCAATGAATGCACTCGAACCCAACGCCAAAGCCAAACCCGTCGAGTTTTCCGAAACCCCCATAATCTCTCTGATCTCTGTAAtctcaagaagaagaaaacccTTGAATTATGAATGATTTGTGTGAAAACTGCAATGAAGAAACGTAGTCTCtctcttttttgcttttcttcaAAACTGAGACTCTAATGAGATGAGAGTTGAGAATTGACTTGTCAGAATTTTGCGCCGTAAAACCACGGAACTGATCCTCTGCTTCGCCAGATCATGGTACACATGCGCCTCCGTTGGTTCGTTGATGCTGCTGTACCGCGTTTTAGGTGTTTACGTGTCACCATCCTATTGGTTTTCTTTTACTGTCTTATGCTGCAGTTTTTTAGTTCATACTCAACGCGCAAAGCGCAACGGCCACAAGCAAAATTTCATAAACAAAGAAATAAGTTTTAATTATTCtatcttataattttattaaatttttaattaaatttttatatctttttaattaaattcttatatcATATCTAGTTTtgtaattagatttttattgtgataataaaaaatattctgttaaTCTATATAAAACATTCagttatatattaaatatatttattttgtttagtgGAATATTATGTTAATTCTAATGTTTTTGTTACGATATagacttaattacaaaatctgATATAGTATAGGAATTCaattaaagaaacaaaaaaaatgtaagaagttaattaaaaattcagttaAACTATAGagatttataaaataattaaaccaaaaaataattattatttatcaaacTATACTGCTGATGGAAATAAATATTCTcacacaaaaattttaaaaataagtataagaattactttttaattaattaacattagttaatctttattataactattttttaatcttatttttttagataatttagAGTTTAGtgttagaatttaaaatttaagatttagaatttaaagttaaaataattagttgatattgatcgaaaaaaattaattatctatcttaattcaaaaaataaatactagtctataaaatagtaaagtagtaaaatttaaaaaataaaacaaatattgaccgattattaattaaaaataaatttaattcataaTCTTTTTTCGAGATTATATTTATACAATTGGTCAAAGAGTGTAACATTACTGATCAATTAGGATTCGGTcagattaaattaatttattaatatactCTAATACTTCAAATCTCTTTAAGTATTGCTTAATgttactaatttaaataaaaatataacataaaattaGAAGGGGAGAAACTATAATAAAAGTATACTAGCATTTTCTATACATTTTGCAAGAATTCCTCAAGTTCACCATTATATGATAGTAGTAACTATGAAAATGGTGATTATTATAatgatataatattaaaatgtaTGGCATTAAATAGGGGCATTTGTAAGTTAgggaattttttaaaatgtacTAAACTTTAGGAAACAACCCAAGACCGTAAATGAAAGTATGCTGTGCTTTGCAAAAATAATCGTCACATGAAAATGATTCCGTAAAATTAATTAGGTACCCAGCTTCAACTTGTAATAAGTGCTTTCGGGAGTTTGCCTTAATAAGTAACAAGTAGTACTAGTACATTTCCAACATTATTTTGCtttttaaaaaaagagataTGTTTGCCACAATCATAATGTCACGTTTTCATTTTATATATCGTGTTATACAATATGAAGATTAGTATTATTTATGAATATATAGTTGA is a window from the Arachis stenosperma cultivar V10309 chromosome 3, arast.V10309.gnm1.PFL2, whole genome shotgun sequence genome containing:
- the LOC130970843 gene encoding probable magnesium transporter NIPA6, which produces MGVSENSTGLALALGSSAFIGASFILKKKGLKRAAATGTRAGVGGYTYLLEPLWWAGMVSMIVGEVANFVAYIYAPAILVTPLGAISIIVSAVLAHFLLNERLQTMGVLGCLSCIVGSIVIVIHAPQEQTPTSVQEIWDLATQPAFLFYAVATISLVLALILHFEPRYGQSNMLVYLGICSLMGSFTVVSIKAIGIAIKLTLDGINQIAYPQTWFFLTVSAICVITQLNYLNRALDTFNAAIVSPVYYVMFTTLTIIASAIMFKDWSGQDATSIASEICGFITILSGTMILHITRKQEESDMQRTLKFYVGEDSMKGLEDEHLILIHGSDFREQ
- the LOC130969378 gene encoding eukaryotic translation initiation factor 4B3 produces the protein MAATVSAWSKPGAWALDSEEHEAELLQQQTSNNNETALTGKPLADFPSLAAAAAAKPKKKKGQTFSLAEFTAAKTDYQDPIVLPTGPRQRTAEELDRDRNRLGGGFRNYGGDRANRSSGGGDDSSNSRWGSSRVSDEPRRNGGFRDSNRELAPSRADEIDNWAAAKKSTVGNGFERRERDRDRERSGFFDSQSRADESDSWVTNKSSVPSESRRFGSNGGSGGLGFERERKVGFGSSGGADSDNWNKKKVEFNGGSERSEGGGGRPRLVLQPRTAPVNNESQEGAGNGNGNVVKPKGPSPFGEARPREEVLAEKGQDWKKIDEQLESMKIKEVAEKKESFGKRGFGSGNGRGSSLSEARAERSWRKPESETERKAESETESKPESDDGRPKSADSEKMEDEHVEEN